In Glycine max cultivar Williams 82 chromosome 4, Glycine_max_v4.0, whole genome shotgun sequence, the genomic stretch CATTGGAAATGCAACTAAACTTGTTAAGCAAATTAGCAAAGGAACAATGGAATGCATATAAATCTGTGATTGACAGCTGCAGCATGCTCAGACCAGACAAGGTATTTCTTTGAGATTAAATATTGCTGTTTATTTAATggaagtaattttaaaatcagaATATTTACGCTTATGCAACTAAAGTAAATTGATTGACAATTCTCACTCTTAGACTTAAATAACTTAAACATTGTGTGTCCCTAAGGTATTCTTTGCATTGGATTAGCCTTTCACACTTCTTTTTCACCGTTTTCCATGCAGTACGTCTTTATTGATTTTACATATACATTTATTGCTTTGATAGTTTTGGAAGAGATGACATTTAACTGTTTCTCTGTCTAGAGCTACCATGGAGAGGAGTATAGAAGCTTATTTTGCAGGCAACAACCATACTCATTATAGGTTTCCAGAGTTTGATTCTGGCCAGATGTGAAGTTGGAACTAACTTGAAAATTTTAACTTCCTTATTGTACCTCTTGACATCCTTCATACTTGGTATGACCTTAGTGCCTGAGAATTATGAACCTCGTAGTTGACAGTAAACTCAAATCTCATAATTATGGAATGGTAAAAAATTCTGTGGCCCAACTTTATTGGTCCAATTAGTAACACTTAAAAATGGAGTATGAGCAATTCGTAAATGAGattgatataaaaattatattggaaACACAACCATTAATTTTTCACTCCCAACTTGAAGGGCGTACTGAACTGACCCTTTATCATTTGCATGGAGAGAAGGAGGAGCAATTAAAATAGGTTACTCATATTCATACCTTGCTTTTCGTGCCcagaaattaaatttgatattgtGATTTTTGGGAAGCACCCATGAGGGATAGTACTACAATCCATGTTAATTTAATACATAGTAGTCATTGCAGCCTGGATTTCAGTTTCAGGTTGTAAACTTAACAAGTTAATTTGTGATATGATTTTCTTGagacttctatttttttcagtCAAGTTCTAGGGATTTTTCATATATTGCAACATTTCtgatgtttgaactttgaaattcaaattgctTGATCAGTGGATAGAACAAGCTTCTGAACCTAACAAGGAAGCAGTTATTAAAGCACTGCTTGGAGCAAAAGAAGCCATGCTGGGGATTAGATATCATATGCGCCTAATGGGCGAGGCTGCAGGTGTTCCAGTAAGTTCATGAACTAATTGAGCACTTATTTTTATGGTTATCTGTTCATATGATGCCGATTTTGATTATACAAATATGTCTTGGTGGAATATACATTcctcttgtgttttttttttgtttgaaatttagtGATTTTGTTTAACCCATTAACACCTCTTGAGGTGCTACATCTCTTATCTTCCTATGGAATAAGAATGATCATGAAGCTAAGTTTGACAATTTACTTGCAAATAATATATGCCATCCCAGACCCAGAAGGAAGGATTAAGGTTGGATTCAATTCCATAGTGGTTAGCCCACTTGCTATCTGAACATTCCATATAAAGCTAAATAGGGTTAGTGTCTTGGATTTGGTATCAGTATAATGTGCATAGTAACATAAAAAGATAGCATGCATAGCCAATCAAGAACTGAAAGAAGTTCCATATCAAGATTTCTTGCATAACCAAGTGATTAATCCTGTTGGCTTAGAAAGTACAATTTACTACCTATAAACCTGCTGCAGGGAGTTAAACATGTAAATACAAAACTACCCATATATTTTTACCTAACAACTTTAGCTTTTGAGATGGTTCATGCCATGGTTCTAGAGCCTATATGACCAAGTGGTCTAGAGTTCAATCCTTAGCAGTTAGCACCTCcattgttttaataaaattgcAACAAAAGGTAGGTGGGTTGTGCATTGTCAGCATAAAGAGCTCCTGCTTTGAAGGGGCATGTTTGACATGTTAAAATAAGACCATTAATGTTAGCTGACTctacttttgtttctttttgtcgTGGGTTCTAGTTCTGGGCATTCTTCTCCAATTCAACGAAAAAAGGAACCATTTATGTGTTTCATCTAACATCTTAAGATTTTGGTATAGTTGATCCATGGCAATAATTTACTACCTATAGTTGCTATGGGGACAATGTCTTCTTAGAGTGCCACAACTGTGGTTCAGTTAAAATAGAGTTGCTTTGTTTCAACATCTTACTTATGAACCCCTTGAATCAATCAGAAGATTGATGTTTAATGGATTAGATACGATTTCAACTGTGTTTATGGACCATAATTGCTATATTTTCTTGGTTTTCAGCTTTTATAATCTTTATTGAAATGTACTCGAGGTTTTGTAAtagaaactcatttttctgaaggattcatcatttaaaaaattcgaCAATATACGACTTCAATGTTTACAGATTGAACCAGAACCACAAACACAACTTTTAGATGCTACAATGAACTTGGAAGGAGTATTGTTGGCTGGAGTTCCAGGGGCAGGAGGATTTGATGCAGTCTTTGCTGTTACTTTGGGAGATTCGAGCAGCAATGTGACAAAAGTATGGAGTTCACTCAATGTCCTTGCCTTGTTGGTTAAAGAAGATCCTTGTGGCGTTTGTTTAGAAAAGGCTGATCCACGAACCAATGGAATCACATCAGCTGTGTCTTCAATTCATATTGAATAAGCTCATTTCCATCAATTAATAGTTCCGTGGAATGTGGCTTCACTAGCTATTAGTTTTTGCTTTTTTTCAATTTCGGGGGAAAATGAGTGTAAGATTGAAAATAAGCTTTAAttgatatagttttttttatttttattttaagtgaaGCCCCTTTCAAATATTCTTGGTTTTGTAAACGAGCAGGAGATTCTTTGAATCTAGTTTCCTATAGCCAAAGCCATAACAGAAGAAAACAATGTATCATCAAAATTTCCGATTTGTTGCGTAACATCTTCTTGCTTATTCAGATGTACCTACGTTTTCTACAACTGGTCGAGAGAATATGTCAAATAACTTGGCTAAAACTTTCCTGccaactttattttctttccccTCTTATGTCTGACATATACTGCATGTGATGTAATAGCAATATCATTGGCCTGACACTCCCGCTAGAACTAGGGGAGATACCTTCAGCCTATAGGAGGACCATAAGCGGTCTCAAAAGGGTTAATCTTTTCTCCATTTAAAGAAAGTCTCCATTCGGAGTGCATGTGCGATTCACATGCACCTTGTAGGAGACTTCCATTAAATGGAAAAGATCTCTACTCGTCTCAAAAAGCTCCTTGaagatgaaatgaaaattaGTAAATTACAACTCACTGGAAGTAAATTTTTCGTAAAGAGGTATGGGTTTGAGATAAGCAATTTCTCAACGGATGGGTTTGTAATAATAGCTTCTATCACGGAACTATGAGCTATATAGACGCAATGACAGTCTGAATTTGAGCAATTTAAGCATACAACTTACAAGAAAAATAGATTATGGTACTTGCTATCAGTAGTATGGCAAATTCCTAGACTGGAGAATTCAGAAGGATATTGCGAAATAACCATTCACCATTGCGTGATAGAACTATACAATTTAATATGCAATAATGCTCATAAATATGCACACCCTAAAACATCACGTAGGAAGAAGGACCTCATCAAAGAGGAAGGCCAACATTGCAAAGATGAGACCAGCTATCCAGGTTCTAGCAGCTAGGAACTCATCAAAGAAAATTAAcgataaatgattttaaaaaatttctcacCAGGTACGCATTCTGATACTAAATTTCCACAATAATGAATACATAGGTACTTCTCTCATACTTATGCTAGCATTTGATTCACATTTGTCGATTTAACAAGACTGATAATTGGTGTTTCTGCAAGTCCTCATCTCTGGCAAGGAACTGGATTCCTGTAGGAAATGGCCACAACCTATACAGATTATTTATCCATTCAGATTAGGATATTCATTGTCTACCCTAAAACTGCCACACTCTGCCAGAGCTTTTGCATTGAGCTCCCTACCATATTTCCAGACATAATTCAGTCCCACAAGAAGCTCAGTGATTACTTCTTCTGTCTTTTCTTGGTTTGCAAAGTAAAGGGTCTGTACCAGCAGCACATTTGTCCGGGAAACAAAGCTCTGCTGCTCATAACTTCTCTCAGACTGCCATCTTATCATGTTATGAGCAAGTGGTGCCAGCCATTCAAGTATGCTTGACATTGCTTCATTCCATTCTTCTGCTAGACTTGGGTCATAGATTGATGATGACAATGCTGCCATGGTCTTGGTATATGGCTTTAGCTTGGCCTTTAGGGAAGCTCTCACACGTCTTGGTAACATGTTGTACAGGTCATCTCTTGCATCCAGACCAATCAAGTGTGAAGAAGCTGCTAGCTTCTCAATCACAATGATAACATTTGCATAGTGCAGTGCTAGAGCAGCAGCACCCAGGGTTTCAGATGGAGGATTTAATAGCTTGCGAAGAGGTTTGAAGACTGATTCAGTATGATTAACTACTTTTCCAGGACCAAGAGGGTTTGAATTAACATCTTTGGGATTCTGCATTCCATAATGAACACCACTAGCACTTGACTGGCAGTCAGTGAATATGGAACTGTCCCAAGCCATACATCCTTTGAAAGGTCCTACTTGAGTCAGTCGACTGGGTCTTGTGGTAGTTTCCTTCCCACTTATGGCAACAGAGTGTCCATAAAACCTCCAAATCTtgctctttttatttcttccgGTAACTGGGACTGATTGATTGAATTTCCTTCCAAGAGGACCTGAGTAAAAATTGGCATTTGTTGTTTGCTTTCCTAAAATGGGGCCTGACTTTGTGGATGAGTCACCAAGAGGACCTGAATGAGAAatgcttgttttatttgttgttcGACCAATTGGACCTGATCTAGCAGTAATAGCATTGAGGGGTCCTGAAGAAAACCTGGCAACATTATTATGTGATGGGTGGAATGAAGATTGCAATATCGTAGAAACCGATTGACTTCTGTAAACGAAATCTGAATTTAAGACACTTGAATTAGTGGTCCTGCCAACATCCACCATCTCTGTAAGTCCAAATACATGGTTGATCTTACAGAATGTTGTGAATAAGGATCTGGCTAAAAGAAGTATTGTGTAATCATATGTCCTGTTCCACAAAGAAATATCCTGTAAGTGCTTCACCTCCTGCCTCTTCCATGCAACcttcttctgatactccattaAAGTTACACCATCTGACTCACCATTAGCCTTCACTCTTGTAAAAGTTTGCTCAA encodes the following:
- the LOC100816462 gene encoding protein PSK SIMULATOR 3, translated to MVAESWFRSLWKAPRKHDANSEKVVIEVLAFEIASLMSKLVNLWQSLSDKQIVRFREEITNSVGIKKLVSDDDNFIERLICLEILENMAHVAESVARLAKKCSDPILKGFGNAFYEFITTGSDPYGWEFTGKKMEKKIKRMEKFISTNASLYQEMEVLADLEQTFTRVKANGESDGVTLMEYQKKVAWKRQEVKHLQDISLWNRTYDYTILLLARSLFTTFCKINHVFGLTEMVDVGRTTNSSVLNSDFVYRSQSVSTILQSSFHPSHNNVARFSSGPLNAITARSGPIGRTTNKTSISHSGPLGDSSTKSGPILGKQTTNANFYSGPLGRKFNQSVPVTGRNKKSKIWRFYGHSVAISGKETTTRPSRLTQVGPFKGCMAWDSSIFTDCQSSASGVHYGMQNPKDVNSNPLGPGKVVNHTESVFKPLRKLLNPPSETLGAAALALHYANVIIVIEKLAASSHLIGLDARDDLYNMLPRRVRASLKAKLKPYTKTMAALSSSIYDPSLAEEWNEAMSSILEWLAPLAHNMIRWQSERSYEQQSFVSRTNVLLVQTLYFANQEKTEEVITELLVGLNYVWKYGRELNAKALAECGSFRVDNEYPNLNG